taatacgaaaccaGTAGATGAAATAATACAggcctacacaagagaaaaacttaattcaagttggggagagggataggaggagaagaggggaggggatgtctgtgtgctcccacctaatgggcacaatgtaagggtagatggcacacctcctagttgtgggacacaactacaacaacaggTACATTACCTAATAAAtgaaaacactgtaacctaatcgttggtaccctcctattaatctgaaattttaaaaaaataaaagaggggggccaggcacagtggctcatgccagtaataccagcacttgggaggtgagaggatggattgcctgagctcacgagttcaagaccagcctgagcaagagtgagacccgcatctcttaaaaatagccaggcattgtagtgggtgcctgtaatcccagctactcaggaggctgaggcaaaagaatcgcttgagcctaagagtttgaggttgctgtgaactatgatgccatggtactctaccaaggtgaccaagtgagactctgtctcgaaaagaaaaagaaagagggcagctcctgtggcctagtgggtagggtactggccccatataccgagggtggcgggttcaaacctggccctggccaaaccacaacaaaaaaatagctgggcattgtggcaggtgcttgtagtctcagctactcgggaggctgaggcaagagaatcacctacgcccaggagttggaggttgctgtcagctgtgatgccacaacactctaccacgggcgataaggtaagactctgtctctacaaaaaaaaaaaaaaaaggaaagaaagaaagaaaaagaaagtgaaaaaatggCTTGGtgtctatagctcagcagctagggcactagccacatacaccagggctggcaggttcaaacccagcccaggcctacaaaacaacaatgacaactacaacaaaaaaaaaatagccaagtgttgtggtgggtacctgtagtcccagctacttgggaggctgactcaagagaatagcttacgctcaagagttggaggttgctgtgagccactatgctatgacactgtaccaagggccacaaagtgagactctgtctcaaaaaaaaaaaaaagtgcaaaatgCCTGGCATAGTGCCTGGCCAAGGCAAATGCCCCATAAGTGGAGTTATAAAGATAAAGGAGCAGGTGCAGCACCTTCCTGCCCCTGGATGGGACACCAGCAGTGTCAGCTCCCTGCACTCAGACCTTAAGTGCCTTAGGAGAGTGAGGACTTCCACCACCTCTATATTATTGCTCAGCTGCTTTGCTGGGTCAAAAATagggttcctttctctctgctagACAGCCCAGCAGGAGAGAAGAAAATGGCAGAGGGTTAGCCATTTTGGAGGCTTCAGAACTTACTGAGAACTTGAGAAAAGGGTGGAGCTAATAGTGGAATGGTTGGGCCCAGAGATTTTTCAGCCTTTTGCTTTTAGAGAGTCCAGGTTAGAATTTCTCTGCTGTGGCAAATTATACATTATTCTTTTGTAAAAGCTGACTTAAAATTACTTCAGCAAAAGGGGGGATTTGATGGCTTATGTAACTGAAATGTCTAGGGGTCAGGCTTTATGTGGCTTGACCCAGACATTGAGTGTCACAAGGATCCAGTCTCCTCCTATGACTTTGCTCTACTTTCCTCCATGGTAGCATCACTCTCCAAAGTGGAACAAAATTGCTGCCCAAAATTCTGGGTCTACATCTTTACAATCTAAATTCAGCTGAAAAGAGAGCATCTGTTTCCCGAGGCTCCTATGCATGTCTCGGATTCATTGTGTCCTATTTGGGATCATTCATCCATCCCAACCATTCAAGAATTCCAATCATTCTTGCTGGAAGTAGACAGAGCTGAACCAATCTCTGTGGTTAAGAGGGTTCtgtgaacctggcctgggtcactTGCCCACTCCTGGACACTAACTGGAAACCACTAacctgggagggagagaggaggagggggtggcTCCCCACAAAATGTTCCAGATAGTACCATCAGAAGGCGACGGAATAACTAATGGACATTAAAAACAATTAccatctgggcggcgcctatggctcagtcagtaaggcgccggccccatataccgagggtggcgggttcaaacccggccccggccaaactgcaaccaaaaaatagctgggcgttgtggcgggcgcctatagtcccagctactcaggaggttgaggcaagagaatcgcttaagcccaggagttggaggttgctgtgagctgtgtgaggccacggcactctaccgagggccataaagtgagactctgtctctacaaaaaaaaaaaaaaaaaaaaaaaaaaatcccaatgaaaaaaaaaattaaaaaaaaaaaaaaaacaattaccgTCCTCTACACACAAAAATTCACACAGAGAAGAGAGTTCTGGTTAGCAGATAAGGCAGacaaaaagattttataaagtttatggCATTtgaggctcagcatctgtagcacagtggttacaggcaccagccacatacactgaagttgacgggttcaaacccagcccgggccagctaaaacaacaatgacaactgcaacaacaacaacgacaacaacaacaaaaaaaaatagctgggcattgtggtgggcacctgtagtcccagctacttgggaggctgaggcaagaaaattgcttaagcccaagagtttgaggttgctgttgagctgtgacaccaaagcactctactgagagcaacatattGGGACTCTGTCCTCCCCTTCAGGCCTTTAGCCACCATGAACATAGGCTCTATGGAAGGGTTTTTATATCCCTCTCCTGAGACATAGGCAGgagctagagcagtggttctcaaccttcctaatgctatggccctttaatacagttcctgtgggtcctaacccacaggttgagaacctctgcactAGAGGAATGGAGGGTGTTTGGACAGAAGGTTAGCTAGAATTCTGCCTGAGAGTTCATACTTAATGTGGCTGAAGATTTTGAAAACTGTAACACAATCAAAGTTatgcagaggatgccaaaaatatgtatacacatcgCGAGAAAAGAACTAActgagcacagtagctcacacctataatcctagcctcccagagtaatcctagtaatcctagcactctgggaggctgaggtgggagaatcctttgaggtcaggagttcaagaccagcctaagcaagagagagagctgatttttaccaaaaatagaagaatattCTGGGTGTTgtactgggcacctgtagtcccagcttctaaggaggctgagacaggaggattccttgaacccaggagctcaaggttcatgtgaggtaggctgataccatggcacgatagcctaggcaacagagcaagactctgtcttgaaggaataaagaaaagaagaaaggaaggaaggctgcattaaaattgtaatactccttgaatagccaagacattactcagaaataaaaacaaagcaggaggaatcacgctaccagacctcagactatactataaatcgatagtgatcaaaacagcatggtactggcacaaaaagagaagtggatgtatggaacagaatagagaaccaagagatgaacccagatacttaccattatttgatctttgacaagccaattaaaaacattcagtgggggctCGGCGcatgtagctcaagcagctaaggagccaaccacatacacctgagctggcaggttcgaatctagccctggcctgccaaacaaggacagctgcaaccataaaatagccgggcattatggcaggtgcctgttgtcccagctacttgggaggctgaggcaagagaatcgcttgagcccaggagttggaggttgctgtgagctgtgattccacaccattctacctagggcgacagcttgaggctctgtctcaaaaaacaacaacaacaacaaaaaaaaaacattcagtggggaaaagattccctatttaacaaatggtgctgggtgaactggctggcaacctgtagaagactgaaactggacccacacctttcaccattaactaagataggctctcactggattaaagatttaaacttaagacatgaaactataaaagaaagtacaggggaaactcttgaagaaatcgggctgggcgaatattttatgaggaggacccccggggaattaaagcagcttcaaaaatacactactgggacctgatcaaactaaaaagcttctaaacTAAAATTTCATGACATAGAGTAGGAAATAACAACATCACAATAAAAAGGAGCAGAAGGATCAGGGAACCAGCCAATAGGATCAGTTCAGTTTTCAACTGGTGTTGGGTTCTGCAAAGTCTGGCTCACGATAGTCATTTGGGATCTTCAGCTCTTCCAACTTCATTTTGTCAGTGAGAGGTCTGCCAGAGAAAAACCACTGCTGACTACTTGGTTCCACTCCTTCATCTGCATGTAACGTCTCTTCATGTGGATACTGTGTCTGTGCTACGAACCACAAGTTTGAGGTCTTTCCTGTAGAAAAGCACAAACGGAACTGAGATTCATATCCAGAATTGGGTGGTGGCTCAGGAATATCTAGAGTCTCTCTGTCACTCTTTTCCTCTATCATGTTGATTGGTGGTGCTAAGCAATAGACTGGAAGCTGGTATCTGTTCCCCAGTTCATCATAGCACTCTGTAAATGCACCATGTGGTAATGTTATATTTGCACCATCAATGATCGCTTGTGCCAGTTCATGATCATTGCTCTCAAAAGCATGCGCAGCAGCCTTCAAGGCATCCCAAATCTCTTTACGGCCTTCAAATTCTGGTGCAGTACCCCAAAATTCGTCTCTCTTGCTGCGCAGTTGTCCATGTGTCATAGGATAATGGCTTTTCCATTTTGGTTTCTCCTTTTTCAAAGGCTGGTTACGACCTAAAGCAACTCCGGTGCCCTCCGAGTTCTCGTTGAGGCTGCCTGAAGAGTCGTGCTGGGAGCCCACACACCCGCCCATGGGGGACCCCGGCGCCTCATCCTCCACTTACGGGAGCTGGTCCGGGCCcactgccgccgccgccgccgcctcctcaGCTTCCTCCAGCGCCACAGCCGAGCTCCGGACAGGCGCGCCGCTCTGCTCGCCCGccgccaagaacacagtaagtaaagcaagcagacagccttcagaatgggagaagatatttgcaggttatgtctctgacaaaggtttaataagcaggatccacagggaactcaaatgtataagcaagaaaagaacaagtgatcccatcctaggctgggcaagggacttgaagagaaacttctctgaagaagacaggcgtacggcctacagacatatgaaaaaatgctcatcatccttaatcatcagagaaatgcaaatcaaaactactttgagatatcatctaactccagtaagattagcccatatcacaaaatcccaagaccagagatgttggcgtggatgtggagaaaaggcaacacttctacactgctggtgggaatgcaaatgaatacatttcttttggaaaaatgtttggagaacacttagagatctaaaaatagacctgccattcaatcctataattcctctactaggtatatacccagaagaccaaaaatcacattataacaaagatatttgtaccagaatgttcaagcagcccaattcataatggctaagtcatggaaaaagcccaagtgcccattgatccacgaatggattaataaattgtggtatatgtacaccatggaatattatgcagccttaaagaaagatggagactttacctctttcatatttacatggatggagctggaacatattcttcttagtaaagtatctcaagaatggaagaaaaagtgtccaatgtactcagccctactatgaaactaatttatggctttcacatgaaagctataacccagttataacctaagaatatgggaaaaggggagaggaaggagagggagggggaaggatgggcagagggagggtgattggtgggattacacttatggtcatcttacaagggtacatgtgaaacttagtaaatgtagaatataaatgtcttaacacaataactaagaaaatgccaggaaggctatgttaaccaatgtgatgaaaatatatcaaatggtctataaagccagtgtatggtgccccatgatcacattaatgtacacagctatgatttaattaaagaaaaataaaaaaataaaattgtgatactcaatatatactgacaatgaaagataaatacaggcttggcgtccatagcacagtggttacagtgccagccacatacaccagaggtggtgggtgagcccagcccaggccagctaaccaacaatggcaactgtaacaaaaactagccaggtgctgtggtggcgcctgtggtcccagctgcttgggaggctgaggcaagagaatcgcttgagcccaacagtttgaggttgctgtgagctgtgacaccacagcactctaccaaaggtgacatggtgagactctgtctcaaaaaaaaaaaagaaagataaatacaaatcacatctgagcatctcttgtaattgcagaagttaaacatgacttgagtattacaaatttcacacattgtttttctttcttaaaatttgtggggggtttttgttttttgttttttgagacagagcc
The sequence above is a segment of the Nycticebus coucang isolate mNycCou1 chromosome 4, mNycCou1.pri, whole genome shotgun sequence genome. Coding sequences within it:
- the LOC128584172 gene encoding ubiquitin domain-containing protein 2-like, whose product is MGGCVGSQHDSSGSLNENSEGTGVALGRNQPLKKEKPKWKSHYPMTHGQLRSKRDEFWGTAPEFEGRKEIWDALKAAAHAFESNDHELAQAIIDGANITLPHGAFTECYDELGNRYQLPVYCLAPPINMIEEKSDRETLDIPEPPPNSGYESQFRLCFSTGKTSNLWFVAQTQYPHEETLHADEGVEPSSQQWFFSGRPLTDKMKLEELKIPNDYREPDFAEPNTS